The DNA segment tgatgtttacaaGTTGCTCAAACTCCTCGTATCACATTTTCTGTAGTTATTTAATTATGCTGCTGTTGTATAACAGATTTATGGGCGAGATTTATGTAGTACATTGAAACTGGTTTAATCTATGAACGAATTTGTCCATATAAATAACTTCCATTGTCTGGAAGTAGacctaccccccttttttcaacaaaaaaaaatcagttagtCAAAAGTTGTTGTCTGAATAAGCATGCAGAAGTGCAAAGTGTAAGCACTCAGGTAGTCTTTGTTTTAATCCAATTTTTAGGGTAATGGTTACAGTCATTCTttgattctgtaaattattataaatctgaaatgtttcaacttgtcaattttaaaaagtacgTGTACCAATCAACAAATAGTGCCTGCCTACTACTGATGcatcaataattttcatattttattcttgtttatataaaaaatactagGCAAGTGGGAAGTTAACACTCacacatgtttataaatttctgTCCTTACCATGCTTATCAAGCAACCTGATGTACACTGTGACTAACTATTCATGTTTGAGTGTGTCTGGGCCCTGGGGCATATTTAACTCTTGAGAACTTGAGATTAACATTCAATAGGAATGCCCAATGCCCAGTACATCAAATTCTTAATACATGTTagagctacatgtatatgaccaTTTAAAGCATTAACAAAATGCTATCACTTCCAAGGTCTACTTTAAAAATGGTATATGAATGTCTCACTCTGATTTTGGTGATCTTGTTTTGTTGCATTGATATAACTGCTTGacccacatttttattttacaccaATCTACAGGAAAACAAATCTTGGACACAGGATCTATAGTTTATAAAGAATCATACCATTCCTATATCTGTGTGCTGATTTTTCTGCAATAGAATACCTTTCCACACATTTTACTCCATTCTAAAAGCACACAATtgcaataatttgcaaaatcatGTGTTTACATATCTAGGAAAAGGGCACATAGACATCTCATTCATAATACTACAcaaggagcaggatctgcttactcttccatAGGACCTGAGATCAATTATATATTGTGGGTTCAAGTTgatcagttttcttttttctaatttgtatattagtttaaacttttcatcaaaaagtctgaaaaaagAGATATGTATCTactgaaaatgatttatttaggtGCAGGGGTTACCACACTTTGAAATCTACATGGAAGCTAAACAGTGAAAGGTCATGTCATGATAGGCCACTTGAGATACCTCACTAAGTCTAGGAGAAGTGAACAATTCTAGAAACTTTCCATTTAAGTCATTCAAACcttataaagaataaaagaccatcattttaactttttatatcttttatttttcttatgtcTCAAATACtacagtacatacatgtatatgtctgaTACCAGTGACAGATTCAGAACTTTTTCTAGGGGGGGGTGCTGCTGCTGACTAACTTaagaggggcccgctccagtgattccctatttaatcaaccatttttttcctaTGAAAGGGGGGCCCTATGAATATGCTAGCTTTGCATCAATGAAtctcaggtttttcaatgacattaagTAATATTGTATTGCAACAGCATAGTGTCTCATGTACATTTACCCCagattatcaatataaaatggtGGAGTGTTTcacattgtatgtatatttgaaaatataaaaatgtttattaataaaagtttattaaataatgaataaatacagtcataaaaaaaatgttaaaatgaaaaatatgtaaaaagtattttaaacaattaaggagaactattgttaaaattaaaaagttttttaaagtaaaatcaagtCAAATAGTCCTCTGTCCCATACATGTAAATCCTCAATATAGAAATCCTGCTCTTCTTATTCCTATtgttatctgaaaatatataatttatgcagatgatattatcaaatgaatttaatttcaaaCTTCTCTAGAGTTGCTATATGATcggtaaattataatatattttaattgtctaCTGACAAAAACATGATCTTCTGAGttcccaatttaaaaaaaaaatgttgaaaggaAATACTGGAATCTGAAggatcaatcccgaaatcctgagctAAAAAATACCCAATCCAGACGTCCCGATAAAAGGTCCTCTAGAAAAGGTAATAAATATACACACCAACAGATGTTTGGAGAAATTTTCtacttataaattcattttcttaGTATCTAAAATTCATCACCATTATCACATATCAAcctttttaatagatataaataatgtttaaataaagtatAACGTAAAATGCAACATTAAATTATCTTACAGGTAtctgttatttaaaagataacttttcattcaatcattcatatctttaattCTTCATACCAGTAATTGATAATAAATGTATCCAACACCAATAAAACCTGGCCACAACACCAAGCCAATACTGAAGGTGgcaataaaattcaataataaatcacataattttttttttagcatggaAGGAGGGACAGAATTTATACTTTCCTACTGGTGAATATTTCATATACCTGAAatctttaaaagatattttacatGCCCATATGCACTATTCAGCAAAAATGTACTGTTGTTCACATAGACAAGGGTCTGGATGGGGTGTTCTgcatttctttatcatttaatcCTTAAGTTCATttgtctctattttttttatactttttgtccATAATTTCTCTTTTCTCAATATATAAATTAGCACATCAATagttcaaaattattttgaccAGACCTCTGACTTGCTGCTAggaatatttagatttttttctgggaTGCATAGGAAGTCGTCCCAGAAAAAAAGTAGTCTTGTCAGActtaataattatttggactagcatGTCATTTgctctattttaatttttttcttattgattTCATGGtcaattttctctattcttgTTCCTTTAGTAATAATTCTCTAATTGAGTaattctttatatgttttaatagtCATAGTTCAtagtggcagatccagggatAGGGTTCCAGGGATTGGAATCTCCCTTTTTtggggacgatcaatgcatttgaatggggacatatagttggaacccccctttattCTGAGGatagttatttttttcctttatttttattgtttgttttttgtcatactttttgggttcaaaaataaaaatgttaacctTTTTACTATTCGAGACAACCAAATAAATCAGCACAAATGCTTTACACAACtgtaaaaatttaatcaaaatttaaatgctAACATTGACATGCCAAACTgaaaattgaagttttattcaaattgaagtCTCACCGCTGGAAAAGGGgcgtttatttacatgtggtctACGGAAATATACTGGATTTCAGAATCGAAAAGAGGCAAACATGTAGCCATAACCCGATCAGATCAATAAATTATGTTATGGATAGTATTCATATCTTTCTACTAACCATTTAAAGTAATAATACTAGGATTTCGTGAGCTCAGAAACCTTAATCTGTTGAAAAATGGCGTCGATTTATGTGCTTCCTTTTCGCAGCCTCAGTTACAATTTGACACGGAGTGATGGgtatttatgcaaatatttaggGACTcctatcatcatagatactatttttggtcatgttatatttaaatagcCAATAGGATGCAAATGTGTCAGTTATTTTCAGAAGGGGAAAACACCCGCCATATTTTTATCTTCCAAATCACAACGTCACTTGCCATTTTCAGATGTTTCgtttcttgtaaaataaaatcttctaagaagaaaaaatagcaTGGTCACCTGTAAAACTTACCTATATAACTAATTGATGATGAAATGACACAAGTTTAATTatctttaatgataaatttctCGAAAAATCACACGTACACGATGTAAACAAATTCCCGCGATGGCGCGATACTGTCGCCCTCTATGAAAAATCGCGATTGTCGCCCTTGATTTTTTGGCCGTTACGTCATATGGAAGGAGGCGCAGAATCGATCCGTGGCTTTCCCACTGAATCTTATCTTGTTTTAGGggaatttttttagaaattcattgtgacgtcactttgtgcGTTGATGGCTTTGGCTAACACGGCTGTGTGTTTGTATGTGCTGGTTAAGTTGTTTTATGTAATGTATCCGTTTTTATTCTGTATCTAGTCACCTCTTCGGTTTTATCATGTTTGTCTACtaaatagtcattttataaaatttactgtttgcaaaagtatgaattattctaattaataagaatgttcttatcccaggcagaaaaccctagccgtattggtcacaactttttgaaactgTTGGTCAttagtgctcttcaactttgtacttgtttcggctttctaacttttttcatctgagcgtcactggtaagtcttgtgtggacgaaatgcaatgtctggcgtattaaattttaaacctggtacaTTTTGTTAGCTATTACTCGTGTTCTtctcttttcaatattttctcccattcatttgtattgtagtcctgtcatgtaatgttgtcattttaatgttatatttaacattgccatgaaagcgggaggtttggcatgccacacaacaaggttcaacccaccctttttcttaaaatgtcaagtaccaagtcaggaaatacattgttgtttttttctctgtgtgttacatattaatgttgtgtttctattGTGTcatagttctcctcttatatttgatgcgtttccttcagttttattttgtaacccagatttggtattttttctcaatcgattaatgaatttcgaacagtggtatactactgttgcctttatttatatgtacCTTTATTATATACTCCTgctcttttaaatatttcacttACTTTTGCCAAAAGTGATAATCTCCTTCAACCTATGTTAtttgtatcaccagcccagtagtcagcacctcATTTTTGACATGATTATCAATAAtatgatcatttttataaatttcctatttacaaaactttattttttttcgaaaaactaaggatattCTTATCCAGGCAgctaccttagctgtatttggaacaactttttggGAATtatggattctcaatgctcttcaactttgaacttgtttgactttataaatattttaatatgagcgtcactgctgcgtcttatgtagacgaaacgcgtgtctgacgtactaaattataatccaggtacctttgataactattatgatcTCCTTtcattacattacattacattacattacattacattaaacTACATTACATTACCGTGATTACATTAAACTACAttacataacataacataacattacattacattacatcacattacattacattacattacattacattaaactacattacattacattacattacattaaacTACATTACATTACCGTGATTACATTAAACTACAttacataacataacataacattacattacattacatcacattacattacattacattacattacatgctgtgtattgtattgtattgtttgatCTGATCTGATGTCCAATTTCAAATTGATAGAGATTTACTTCCCTGTCGcacttttgtacatgtattctgtttatttataaatatattatccaatccatttgttttaaatatatgtgttttaacaataaacatatttgaattGATCCTGACAATAGTATAATTTCAATAGTTTATGTCCCAGATTGAGCCCAGGTTGAACTTCTATTAAAGTCagacaagctttttaaaaaagcaaACACTTGTATTTCTCTCCTGTTTTGGTTCATTCACACGAAAGTGTTGTGACAGAGTTGTTTTAAGgcgtttaaaatataaacaataagcACAAAATACAAAAGACAAATTTCTAATTCATAAAAGccaatgttttgaaataaaagtgacCTTAGCACTATAAAAAAAGTCGGTCAAGTGGTAGGTCAGACTGATTTCCTGACGTCACTTCCCATCATTCGTAGCTGTAATGTCCGCCGTCAGTCCTGTACAGTAAATTTCATGTAAGCTGAACTTGTTTTATAACGAATACGAGTCAAATAGAGCCTTGTCCTCAAATTTATGAATTAAACTTACCAACATAAGATGGGAGATCAATATTTAGCGTATTGTCTCTCACAGACAAGCTTCACATGGGCGTTAAAAAGCAAAGTTATCTGTTGTTGAAGTGATGAATATGGCAGCTAACTCCGACAAGATGGCAGTAACTGACAACCAATCTATTCCTATTCATGGGTCTGACTCTAGAGAAGATACAGACATGAAGCTTCAAGGTAAATCTACCAATGACggcaattataaaaagaaaagtactTTCAAGATAACAAGTGTTACTAAAAGTTACCATGGGTCAGCAGACATGTCAAATGATGCTGATCATGACATTGAACATGATTCAATGGATGATTTAGATGAAACTGTAGAAAGTCACACTGAAGATGCCAGTTCagaaatattagatatttctaAACATACTGATGGCGGTGAGCCTGCATCGCCCATGGAGGAGGAAACTTCTGATCATGCTATAAACTCTGGCATTACCGCCATTAATAATACCAATAAAGAAGTTAACATTAAAACTGAACAAATGAATAGCACTAgcaatgtaaaagaaataaatgtgaAAGAGAAGGAAAAGGAAAAGACAGAGCCGCAAGGTCCACATCCAACCCGATTTAAAGTAGTTAAGATAGAAACGAGAGAACCATTTAAACGTGGACGTTGGAGATGTCAAGATACTTTAGATGTTCCAGCTTCAGACAAAAGTGACACTAAAATTAATATTGTAGACTCGAATGTTGGGGTACCAAATAGTACTTTACATAATGTAAGTTCAGGAGAAGACCCATCTAAAAATCCTGCCAAATCTGTGACTGTGATTCAAGGTGAAAGTAGGGAAAATTTTCACATTGATAATTCTTCAACAATTCGTCAGACTCAACCTAATAGTCAACTACAAATAGCACAAACTCCTAAGTCTAGTATACCGAGTAATCTTGCTCAACAGGTATACACACATCCAGGTTCAACTAATTTTCAGAATGGAACAGGACATTCTCAAGCTCTCCCAAATGTGAACAGTTCTTATACCCCTGGTCAAACTTCTATGCAAACAGGTGATACGACTTTCATGTATACTGGTCAGATACCTAGTACAATGCAGAATGTAGCTGGGTCAAATGTAGATAACAAATTACAGTACAATAAAGAACAACATGTTAGTAGTGATAATGTGATACAAAATATAGACAATACAGAACTAAATTCTAATTTATCAAAGACCAGCGGTGCTCATAACATGCCACAGAATTCCATGAATATTGATATACAGCAAGGGGCAATTCTGACTCCACAGTCTGTTGCTGAAGTTGTTGGAATGATTCCAAGTCCACAGGAAGAAGACaggtatataaatatgtatacatgttcatatatataaaatcaggGTCAGAagtaatattatattatatatacaattttatgacctttctacaacgaaatttgtttaacatgcacatgtataaaaattgcgttttttatccaaagcaatcataggtttgaacatagttttcaatttagactcgtttatacaattttatgtacatagctacatgtgtatacatgtatatatacatgtatttacatgttGGCCGGACAAGGGGAAAAGCCTCATGTACTTTGTTACAAGGGGATAAGAGGCACATTCCCCTCCcagaaaatttgaaaagcaCAAAAATTAGTTTAGGAGCAATTATTACTAAGTAAGGCTTTTTTTGTGGAAAAGTTGTTAAGGATTAAAAAATATCCTGAATTCTAAGTTGTACACTGAATGCTTAGCCTTTTCAGCCAAGGACTGAGTACTGTACAATGTATCAACATGCATGACTTGTATATGGCCAATTTAGTTAATTTGTAAATTCTCATATATATAGAAAACttgcaacttttttttcagaacatTCTCCAACCTGTATTGTGCGAActgatcaattttttttctttttaatttatttaatattttattctatttatgaaaataaggagaagacTAACATGATATGGTCACCTAGCTCTTGTCATGCTTGTGtactaataatatttttttttattgtgatctgcaaattataaaaacattttgcaaggaccatatatataaattaaacttgatttatcatttaaagAGCAACTGTTTTCCAGATCTGACATTCATTATATGATATTGATggatttaaaaatgtttgaagttgAATTGTGAGGGAGTTTTATGAAATGCCATCAAATGGCAGATGGCATTTCAACAGgatttaaaattgcaaacaatattgtttatacatgtatacgagggtggtaaagggttattttcttgcaatgtgatttttatttcacgtacaacatttttaaaaacttttttatttgacgtTCAGTCGTGCAAGACAGGTGCCTCATTCAACGTATTCTGCTAATTTAATTTTACGTGCATCATGATTTTCAAATGCTTATTTTGCGTGCTcggtattttcaaataaaattcaaacac comes from the Mytilus trossulus isolate FHL-02 chromosome 3, PNRI_Mtr1.1.1.hap1, whole genome shotgun sequence genome and includes:
- the LOC134711833 gene encoding TSC22 domain family protein 1-like isoform X3, with the translated sequence MNMAANSDKMAVTDNQSIPIHGSDSREDTDMKLQGKSTNDGNYKKKSTFKITSVTKSYHGSADMSNDADHDIEHDSMDDLDETVESHTEDASSEILDISKHTDGGEPASPMEEETSDHAINSGITAINNTNKEVNIKTEQMNSTSNVKEINVKEKEKEKTEPQGPHPTRFKVVKIETREPFKRGRWRCQDTLDVPASDKSDTKINIVDSNVGVPNSTLHNVSSGEDPSKNPAKSVTVIQGESRENFHIDNSSTIRQTQPNSQLQIAQTPKSSIPSNLAQQVYTHPGSTNFQNGTGHSQALPNVNSSYTPGQTSMQTGDTTFMYTGQIPSTMQNVAGSNVDNKLQYNKEQHVSSDNVIQNIDNTELNSNLSKTSGAHNMPQNSMNIDIQQGAILTPQSVAEVVGMIPSPQEEDSGSSTVAIDNKIEQAMDLVKSHLMYAVREEVEVLKEQIKELMDKNQQLEYENQILKNSASPETLSKLTSPSSSS
- the LOC134711833 gene encoding protein bunched, class 2/F/G isoform-like isoform X1 — its product is MNMAANSDKMAVTDNQSIPIHGSDSREDTDMKLQGKSTNDGNYKKKSTFKITSVTKSYHGSADMSNDADHDIEHDSMDDLDETVESHTEDASSEILDISKHTDGGEPASPMEEETSDHAINSGITAINNTNKEVNIKTEQMNSTSNVKEINVKEKEKEKTEPQGPHPTRFKVVKIETREPFKRGRWRCQDTLDVPASDKSDTKINIVDSNVGVPNSTLHNVSSGEDPSKNPAKSVTVIQGESRENFHIDNSSTIRQTQPNSQLQIAQTPKSSIPSNLAQQVYTHPGSTNFQNGTGHSQALPNVNSSYTPGQTSMQTGDTTFMYTGQIPSTMQNVAGSNVDNKLQYNKEQHVSSDNVIQNIDNTELNSNLSKTSGAHNMPQNSMNIDIQQGAILTPQSVAEVVGMIPSPQEEDRSKRNFSAISPLTPGGRNDKKCTIRGKIGSSTVAIDNKIEQAMDLVKSHLMYAVREEVEVLKEQIKELMDKNQQLEYENQILKNSASPETLSKLTSPSSSS
- the LOC134711833 gene encoding TSC22 domain family protein 2-like isoform X2, with the translated sequence MNMAANSDKMAVTDNQSIPIHGSDSREDTDMKLQGKSTNDGNYKKKSTFKITSVTKSYHGSADMSNDADHDIEHDSMDDLDETVESHTEDASSEILDISKHTDGGEPASPMEEETSDHAINSGITAINNTNKEVNIKTEQMNSTSNVKEINVKEKEKEKTEPQGPHPTRFKVVKIETREPFKRGRWRCQDTLDVPASDKSDTKINIVDSNVGVPNSTLHNVSSGEDPSKNPAKSVTVIQGESRENFHIDNSSTIRQTQPNSQLQIAQTPKSSIPSNLAQQVYTHPGSTNFQNGTGHSQALPNVNSSYTPGQTSMQTGDTTFMYTGQIPSTMQNVAGSNVDNKLQYNKEQHVSSDNVIQNIDNTELNSNLSKTSGAHNMPQNSMNIDIQQGAILTPQSVAEVVGMIPSPQEEDRSKRNFSAISPLTPGGRGSSTVAIDNKIEQAMDLVKSHLMYAVREEVEVLKEQIKELMDKNQQLEYENQILKNSASPETLSKLTSPSSSS